The following coding sequences lie in one Mesorhizobium sp. NZP2298 genomic window:
- a CDS encoding ABC transporter ATP-binding protein: MADVNLRQVKKSYGNLNILHGIDLDIKSGEFIVFVGPSGCGKSTLLRSIAGLEEITSGELKIDGEVVNDVPPSKRGIAMVFQSYALYPHMTVYDNMAFSMKIGKENKAEIDRRVRQAAEILQLTKYLDRLPKAMSGGQRQRVAIGRAIVRNPKVFLFDEPLSNLDAALRVATRIEIAKLKESMPNTTMIYVTHDQVEAMTLADRIVVLKDGHIEQVGTPMDLYKKPGNLFVAQFIGSPAMNILPATIDKSGSPTVVSHVGGRKATVPITTPASAKGTAVSFGVRPEDLIIATGADYLFEGTVDYVEQLGEVQLVYVDIGRADLPLVTKLPGNVEVKRGSTLRLTANAEDLHIFDTDGRSFALHEAEAKAA; the protein is encoded by the coding sequence ATGGCCGATGTCAATTTGAGACAAGTGAAGAAGTCCTACGGCAATCTCAACATTCTCCACGGCATCGACCTCGATATCAAATCGGGCGAGTTCATCGTCTTCGTCGGTCCATCGGGCTGCGGCAAGTCGACCTTGCTGCGTTCGATCGCCGGGCTCGAGGAAATCACTTCGGGTGAGCTCAAGATCGACGGCGAGGTGGTCAACGACGTGCCGCCGTCGAAGCGCGGCATCGCCATGGTGTTCCAGTCCTATGCGCTCTATCCGCACATGACCGTCTACGACAACATGGCGTTCTCGATGAAGATCGGCAAGGAGAACAAGGCCGAGATCGACCGCCGCGTGCGTCAGGCGGCGGAAATCCTGCAACTGACCAAGTATCTCGACCGGCTGCCCAAGGCGATGTCGGGTGGGCAGCGCCAGCGCGTCGCCATCGGCCGCGCCATTGTGCGCAATCCGAAAGTGTTCCTGTTCGACGAGCCGCTCTCCAACCTTGACGCCGCACTGCGCGTCGCCACGCGCATCGAGATCGCCAAGCTCAAGGAATCGATGCCCAACACGACCATGATCTACGTCACCCACGACCAGGTCGAGGCGATGACGCTGGCCGATCGCATCGTCGTGCTCAAGGACGGGCACATCGAACAGGTCGGCACGCCGATGGATCTCTACAAGAAGCCCGGCAATCTGTTCGTCGCCCAGTTCATCGGCTCGCCGGCCATGAACATCCTGCCGGCGACGATCGACAAATCAGGCAGCCCGACCGTCGTCAGCCATGTCGGCGGGCGCAAGGCTACGGTGCCGATCACGACGCCGGCCTCGGCGAAGGGTACGGCTGTAAGCTTCGGCGTGCGGCCGGAGGACCTGATCATCGCCACCGGCGCGGATTATCTGTTCGAGGGAACGGTCGATTACGTCGAGCAGCTCGGCGAGGTTCAACTGGTCTATGTCGACATCGGCCGCGCCGACCTGCCTCTGGTGACCAAGCTGCCGGGCAATGTCGAGGTCAAGCGCGGCTCGACGCTGCGGCTGACAGCCAATGCCGAGGACTTGCATATCTTCGACACGGACGGGCGGTCCTTCGCGCTGCATGAAGCGGAAGCAAAGGCGGCTTAA
- the bglA gene encoding beta-galactosidase BglA: MQSALKASSKPDLAVDRDWWRGAVIYQIYPRSYQDSNGDGIGDLRGIIGRLPYIAALGADAIWISPFFKSPMKDFGYDVSDYCDVDPMFGTLADFDALTAEAHRLGLKVMIDEVLSHTADSHPWFKESRSSRTNPKADWYVWADARPDGTPPNNWLSIFGGSAWQWDTSRQQYYLHNFLAEQPDLNFHNREVQDALLDVTRFWLERGVDGFRLDTINFYFHSQGLENNPPLPPEQRNDQTAPAVNPYNYQDHLYDKSRPENLGFLERFRALLDEYPATAAVGEVGDSQRGLEVVAAYTAGGKRVHMCYSFDFLAPEKISAAKVRSVLEAFGKVASDGWSCWAFSNHDVMRPASRWAADEADPTAYLKVISALLMSLRGSVCIYQGEELGLGEAELRFEDLQDPYGIRFWPEFKGRDGCRTPMVWDGSAKNGGFSQAKPWLPVPAKHLAQAVNVQQGDQASLLEHYRRFLTFRRAHPALAKGDITFIESEGDTVAFTRRAGNEQVVCVFNLGAKPAKVDLGGPSLQPLPGHGFSGQASTGSIELGGYGAWFGRID; the protein is encoded by the coding sequence ATGCAATCCGCTTTGAAGGCCAGCTCGAAGCCTGACCTTGCCGTCGATCGCGACTGGTGGCGAGGGGCTGTGATCTACCAGATCTATCCGCGCAGCTACCAGGATTCGAACGGCGACGGGATCGGCGACCTCAGGGGCATTATCGGGCGGCTGCCCTATATCGCCGCTCTCGGCGCTGACGCCATCTGGATCTCGCCCTTCTTCAAATCGCCGATGAAGGATTTCGGCTACGACGTCTCGGACTATTGCGACGTCGACCCGATGTTCGGCACGCTGGCCGATTTCGATGCACTCACAGCGGAAGCGCATCGGCTGGGCCTCAAGGTGATGATCGACGAAGTGCTGTCGCATACCGCCGACAGCCATCCCTGGTTCAAGGAAAGCCGGTCGAGCCGCACCAATCCGAAGGCGGACTGGTATGTCTGGGCGGACGCCAGGCCGGACGGCACACCGCCCAACAACTGGCTGTCGATCTTCGGCGGATCGGCGTGGCAGTGGGACACCAGCCGCCAGCAATATTACCTGCACAATTTCCTTGCCGAACAGCCCGACCTCAACTTCCACAACCGCGAAGTCCAGGACGCGCTGCTCGACGTCACCCGCTTCTGGCTGGAACGCGGCGTCGACGGCTTCCGCCTCGACACGATCAATTTCTACTTCCACAGCCAGGGCCTGGAAAACAATCCGCCGCTGCCGCCTGAACAGCGCAACGACCAGACAGCACCAGCGGTCAATCCCTACAACTACCAGGACCATCTTTACGACAAGAGCCGTCCGGAAAACCTAGGCTTCCTCGAACGCTTCCGCGCCTTGCTCGATGAATATCCGGCGACCGCCGCGGTCGGTGAAGTCGGCGATTCGCAGCGCGGTCTGGAAGTCGTGGCCGCCTATACCGCCGGCGGCAAGCGCGTGCACATGTGCTATTCCTTCGACTTCCTGGCGCCGGAAAAGATCAGCGCGGCCAAGGTCCGCTCGGTGCTGGAAGCCTTCGGCAAGGTCGCCAGCGACGGCTGGTCGTGCTGGGCGTTTTCCAACCATGACGTGATGCGCCCGGCCTCGCGTTGGGCTGCCGATGAGGCCGACCCGACCGCCTATCTCAAGGTCATCTCGGCATTGCTGATGTCGCTGCGCGGCTCGGTCTGCATCTATCAGGGTGAGGAGCTCGGGCTCGGCGAGGCCGAATTGCGCTTCGAGGATTTGCAAGACCCCTATGGCATCCGCTTCTGGCCGGAATTCAAGGGCCGCGACGGCTGCCGCACGCCCATGGTGTGGGATGGCAGCGCCAAGAATGGCGGTTTTTCCCAGGCAAAGCCGTGGCTGCCGGTGCCGGCAAAACATCTGGCGCAGGCGGTCAATGTGCAGCAGGGCGACCAGGCTTCGCTGCTCGAACACTACCGGCGCTTCCTCACCTTCCGCCGTGCCCATCCGGCGCTGGCCAAGGGCGATATCACCTTCATCGAAAGCGAAGGCGACACCGTCGCGTTCACGCGTCGGGCGGGCAATGAGCAAGTCGTCTGCGTCTTCAACCTCGGCGCCAAACCGGCCAAGGTTGACCTTGGCGGCCCATCACTGCAACCTTTGCCGGGACACGGGTTTTCCGGACAGGCGAGCACCGGTTCGATCGAACTGGGCGGTTATGGCGCCTGGTTCGGGCGCATCGACTGA
- a CDS encoding hybrid-cluster NAD(P)-dependent oxidoreductase produces the protein MTDLGLYRHLDQMAPWNDRLQVLEVIGVSDEAPDVKTFTFRSDNQTWFRYKPGQFVTLELPVPDGPLMRTYTLSSSPSRPFSIAVTVKAQAGSIGTRWMFDHLTPGSHVKAYGPSGDFSLHSHPAAKYLFISAGSGVTPMMSMLRWLNDCAPWTDVGFVNCARRAEEIIFRKELELLGGHMPGLSLGFMIEERSSREGWYGHMGRIDAIRLPLLAPDFREREIFCCGPDPFMRAVRGMLEAAGFDMTKYHQESFAAPAVEEIPAPFATPAQDGVAVPAEAATQIRFALSDVDAECVAGQTVLQTARASGVRIPAACEFGLCGTCKVKKVSGAVEMSHNGGILDHEIDDGFILACCSKPLSALEIEA, from the coding sequence ATGACCGACCTTGGCCTCTATCGCCATCTCGATCAGATGGCGCCCTGGAACGACAGGCTGCAGGTGCTGGAAGTGATCGGCGTCAGCGACGAGGCGCCTGACGTCAAGACCTTCACGTTCCGATCCGACAACCAGACCTGGTTCCGCTACAAGCCGGGCCAGTTCGTGACGCTGGAGCTACCTGTACCGGACGGGCCGCTGATGCGCACCTATACGCTGTCCTCCTCTCCGTCGCGGCCCTTCTCTATCGCGGTCACGGTGAAGGCGCAGGCCGGCAGCATCGGCACGCGATGGATGTTCGATCACCTGACACCCGGTTCGCACGTCAAGGCCTATGGGCCGAGCGGCGACTTTTCGCTGCACAGCCATCCGGCGGCCAAATACCTGTTCATCTCGGCCGGGTCCGGCGTGACGCCGATGATGTCGATGCTGCGCTGGCTGAACGACTGCGCGCCATGGACCGATGTCGGCTTCGTCAATTGCGCGCGTCGCGCCGAAGAGATCATTTTCCGCAAGGAGCTTGAGCTGCTCGGCGGTCATATGCCAGGCCTGTCGCTGGGCTTCATGATCGAGGAGCGGTCAAGCCGCGAGGGCTGGTATGGCCATATGGGCCGTATCGACGCCATCCGGCTGCCATTGCTGGCGCCCGATTTCCGTGAACGCGAAATCTTCTGCTGTGGTCCGGACCCTTTCATGCGCGCCGTGCGCGGCATGCTGGAAGCCGCCGGCTTCGACATGACGAAATACCACCAGGAGAGCTTTGCCGCACCCGCGGTGGAGGAGATCCCGGCGCCGTTCGCAACGCCGGCGCAGGATGGCGTGGCCGTTCCCGCCGAGGCCGCAACGCAGATCCGCTTCGCGCTTTCGGACGTCGACGCCGAATGCGTCGCCGGCCAGACCGTGCTGCAGACGGCGCGTGCCTCTGGCGTGCGGATACCCGCGGCCTGCGAATTCGGCCTGTGCGGAACCTGCAAGGTGAAGAAAGTCTCCGGTGCCGTCGAGATGAGCCACAATGGCGGCATCCTCGATCACGAGATCGACGACGGCTTCATCCTCGCCTGCTGCTCGAAGCCGCTATCGGCTCTCGAAATCGAAGCGTGA
- a CDS encoding aromatic ring-hydroxylating oxygenase subunit alpha: protein MDVRNDMLRLLDSRREGFSLEQPFYTDPDYFKLDMELIWYRDWLFIGHDCELPKPGSFITVQVGDYPVVLVRDQQGKINAFHNSCRHRGSRVCNTDKGTAAKLVCPYHQWTYELDGRLLFARQMADGFDKSQFGLKPVACESVAGYIFICLAKEPADFAPMRAMIEPYLKPHRLSEAKIAFESTIVEKGNWKLVWENNRECYHCAGNHPELCKTFPEAPTVTGVQGADSDPEMLAHWAKCEAVGLPSKFRIDPAGQYRATRAPLLRDAVSYTMNGKRAVRKNLSDSVSADRIGTLMHYHYPTTWNHILIDHAVTFRVLPISATETAVTTKWLVHKDAVEGVDYDLAELTHVWTETNDQDRRIVEENALGILSPAYEPGPYSELHEGGVIQFVDWYARFIGPRLAEGGRPALRSVA from the coding sequence ATGGATGTGCGCAACGATATGCTGAGGCTCCTGGACAGCCGCAGAGAGGGTTTCTCGCTCGAGCAGCCCTTCTACACCGACCCGGACTATTTCAAGCTCGACATGGAGCTGATCTGGTACCGCGACTGGCTTTTCATCGGCCATGATTGCGAATTGCCCAAGCCCGGCAGCTTCATCACCGTACAGGTCGGCGACTACCCGGTCGTGCTGGTGCGCGATCAGCAGGGCAAGATCAACGCCTTCCACAATTCCTGCCGCCATCGCGGAAGCCGGGTCTGCAACACGGACAAGGGCACGGCCGCCAAACTTGTCTGTCCCTATCACCAGTGGACCTATGAGCTCGACGGTCGCCTGCTGTTTGCCCGCCAGATGGCCGACGGTTTCGACAAGAGCCAGTTCGGGCTGAAGCCGGTCGCCTGCGAAAGCGTTGCCGGCTACATCTTCATCTGCCTGGCGAAGGAGCCAGCCGACTTCGCGCCGATGCGGGCGATGATCGAACCCTATCTCAAGCCGCACCGGCTCAGCGAGGCAAAGATCGCCTTCGAGAGCACCATCGTCGAAAAGGGCAATTGGAAGCTCGTCTGGGAAAACAACCGAGAGTGCTATCACTGCGCGGGCAATCATCCGGAGCTGTGCAAAACCTTCCCGGAAGCACCGACCGTGACCGGCGTGCAAGGCGCCGACAGCGATCCGGAGATGCTGGCGCACTGGGCCAAATGCGAAGCGGTCGGCCTGCCGAGCAAGTTCCGCATCGACCCGGCGGGGCAATACCGAGCCACGCGGGCGCCGCTGCTGCGCGATGCGGTCAGCTACACGATGAACGGCAAGCGGGCGGTGAGGAAGAACCTCTCCGACAGCGTCTCGGCCGACCGTATCGGCACATTGATGCACTATCACTACCCGACGACCTGGAACCATATCCTCATCGACCATGCCGTCACCTTCCGCGTGCTGCCGATCAGCGCCACCGAAACCGCCGTGACGACCAAGTGGCTGGTGCACAAGGATGCGGTCGAGGGCGTCGACTACGATCTTGCCGAGCTCACCCATGTGTGGACCGAGACCAACGATCAGGACCGCCGCATCGTCGAGGAAAACGCCCTCGGCATCCTGTCGCCGGCCTATGAGCCCGGCCCCTATTCGGAGCTGCATGAGGGCGGCGTGATCCAGTTCGTCGACTGGTACGCCCGCTTCATCGGCCCGCGCCTCGCCGAAGGCGGCCGGCCGGCGCTGCGCAGCGTCGCCTGA
- a CDS encoding glycosyltransferase family 2 protein, whose amino-acid sequence MKLSVIMPVYNRERYVVSALRSLVRQRDAADLDIIVIDDGSTDGSAEAVRSMMGENPCIRLFRQENMGVTRTRNAGLKLLKPETELVSFLDSDDVSPVGRFKADIAFFQADPDLELTYSLMMLVDGIDDDRLEPEPGSHFMTVRGIHLSSGIFSRKLVDRIGGFDEAFHQAEDTDYLLRTFESGPRFVTPDTVALYYRRHPGNMTKQADTSLREFMRAIHKSMRRRKADPSLHGVEGIFDVKELANWRFM is encoded by the coding sequence ATGAAGTTGAGCGTGATCATGCCTGTCTACAACCGCGAACGCTATGTCGTTTCGGCATTGCGCTCGCTGGTGCGTCAGCGCGACGCCGCCGATCTCGACATCATCGTCATCGATGATGGCTCGACCGACGGTTCGGCGGAGGCCGTGCGCTCGATGATGGGGGAGAACCCCTGCATCCGCCTGTTTCGGCAGGAGAACATGGGCGTGACCAGGACCCGCAACGCCGGCCTCAAGCTGCTCAAACCGGAAACGGAACTCGTGTCGTTCCTCGATTCGGACGATGTCTCGCCGGTCGGACGATTCAAGGCTGATATTGCGTTCTTTCAGGCCGACCCCGATCTTGAGCTCACCTATTCCCTCATGATGTTGGTCGACGGCATCGACGACGACAGGCTGGAACCCGAGCCCGGCAGCCATTTCATGACCGTGAGGGGAATTCATCTGTCATCGGGCATTTTCTCGCGCAAGCTCGTCGATCGGATCGGCGGCTTCGACGAAGCCTTCCACCAGGCGGAGGACACCGACTATCTGCTGCGCACCTTTGAAAGTGGACCCAGATTCGTCACGCCGGATACCGTGGCGCTTTATTACAGGCGTCACCCCGGCAACATGACGAAGCAGGCCGACACATCCCTTCGGGAATTCATGCGAGCCATCCACAAATCGATGCGACGGCGCAAGGCCGACCCCTCCTTGCACGGCGTCGAAGGCATCTTCGATGTCAAGGAACTCGCCAATTGGCGGTTCATGTAG
- a CDS encoding DUF680 domain-containing protein, which translates to MKKIVLTAAALLAISGSAFAGSDHYGSNAPAATAAVDGSYTASTKKSEPAAQAPVTGADRNLFGNN; encoded by the coding sequence ATGAAAAAGATTGTTCTCACTGCCGCCGCCCTTCTGGCCATTTCCGGCAGCGCCTTCGCTGGTAGCGATCACTATGGTTCGAATGCACCTGCAGCCACTGCTGCCGTCGACGGTTCGTATACCGCTTCGACCAAGAAGTCGGAGCCGGCTGCTCAGGCGCCTGTCACGGGTGCCGATCGCAACCTCTTCGGCAACAACTAA
- a CDS encoding DUF680 domain-containing protein, producing MKKIILAAAAVLAISGSAFAGSDNYGSNGANQPAVTSTDSSYTASIKKSEPAAQTPVQGADRNLFGH from the coding sequence ATGAAGAAGATCATCCTTGCTGCCGCCGCCGTCCTGGCTATCTCCGGCAGCGCCTTCGCCGGCAGCGACAACTATGGCTCCAATGGCGCCAACCAGCCCGCTGTTACTTCGACCGACAGCTCTTACACCGCTTCGATCAAGAAGTCGGAACCGGCTGCCCAGACACCCGTCCAGGGTGCCGACCGCAATCTCTTCGGCCACTAA
- a CDS encoding PqqD family protein: MTHDCDTYAVASRDIVFESFDGEAVVLNLANGKYFGFSDSGSRVWQALSSGVNTQALIGLTAGGSTLGAAELEHFISQLLEMGLLVRSDQVAQALPDELSAELAATNEPLNVSIHDDLADLIIVDPIHEVEEPLGWPAVKQAS, translated from the coding sequence ATGACGCATGATTGCGACACCTATGCGGTTGCGAGCAGGGACATCGTCTTCGAATCCTTCGATGGCGAGGCAGTCGTGCTCAACCTTGCGAATGGCAAGTATTTCGGCTTCTCCGATTCCGGCAGCAGGGTTTGGCAGGCGCTCTCGTCCGGGGTCAACACCCAAGCCCTGATCGGGCTGACCGCCGGTGGCTCGACACTGGGCGCGGCGGAACTCGAACACTTCATCTCGCAACTGCTCGAAATGGGGTTGCTGGTGCGTTCAGATCAGGTTGCGCAAGCGCTGCCGGACGAGCTATCCGCCGAGCTTGCCGCCACGAACGAACCGCTCAATGTGAGCATTCACGACGACCTCGCCGACCTGATCATCGTGGATCCCATCCACGAGGTCGAGGAACCCCTCGGCTGGCCGGCGGTCAAGCAGGCATCCTGA
- a CDS encoding DUF680 domain-containing protein yields MNKIIIAAAAVLALSGSAFAGSDNYGSNGANQPAATSVDNSRTASIRNGDSPVYKLLNSSGDAQKSAPQGADRNLFGH; encoded by the coding sequence ATGAACAAGATCATCATTGCTGCCGCCGCCGTTCTGGCTCTCTCCGGCAGCGCTTTCGCCGGCAGCGACAACTACGGCTCCAATGGCGCCAACCAGCCTGCCGCGACTTCGGTCGACAACTCACGTACGGCTTCGATCCGCAACGGCGATTCGCCCGTCTATAAGCTGCTCAATTCGTCGGGCGACGCGCAGAAGTCGGCACCCCAGGGCGCTGACCGGAATCTCTTCGGCCACTAA
- a CDS encoding glycosyltransferase family 2 protein: MRNYGVVIPAFNASGTIAETLLSVAAQTVRPELVVIVDDGSTDDLASAISGTELPMRLLRQANAGPGSATTRGIAALSTPLIATLDADDLWLPDKIERQLAHLERFPTTSGVFCHWRNFRNDRPDAPEAEAVPGWSRTTMMIRREVAETVGPIVDPPGGRGEMIDWIARVREAGLALDMLDEVLARRRIRPGSLSYGRDPARDRGYLQVARLAMLRRARNKAGSG, encoded by the coding sequence ATGCGGAACTACGGCGTCGTCATACCGGCCTTCAACGCAAGCGGCACGATTGCCGAGACCCTGCTTTCGGTCGCGGCGCAGACGGTGCGGCCTGAACTGGTGGTGATCGTCGACGATGGTTCGACCGACGATCTCGCTTCGGCGATCAGCGGAACGGAGTTGCCGATGCGGCTGTTGCGCCAGGCAAATGCCGGGCCTGGCAGCGCCACGACCAGGGGCATCGCGGCGCTGTCGACGCCGCTCATCGCGACGCTCGATGCGGACGACCTCTGGCTGCCGGACAAGATCGAGAGGCAGCTCGCGCATCTGGAGAGATTTCCCACGACATCGGGGGTTTTCTGTCACTGGCGGAATTTCCGCAACGACCGGCCCGACGCACCCGAGGCCGAGGCTGTGCCCGGCTGGTCGCGCACCACCATGATGATCCGCCGTGAGGTCGCCGAGACGGTTGGGCCAATCGTCGATCCGCCGGGCGGTCGTGGCGAAATGATCGACTGGATCGCCCGGGTGCGCGAAGCGGGCCTTGCCCTCGACATGCTGGACGAGGTGCTGGCGCGGCGCCGCATCCGGCCTGGCAGCCTGTCCTACGGGCGCGATCCGGCACGTGACCGCGGCTATCTCCAGGTCGCGCGGCTCGCCATGCTGCGGCGGGCGCGGAACAAGGCCGGCTCGGGCTGA
- a CDS encoding carbohydrate ABC transporter permease — MAVATGNSFASRFGVHIAVLVFVAIWTIPTLGILVSSLRDKDQIVASGWWNSFASSSQTEAGRLPPASAQAQKDGKFVLEGNIFGDGARRSISAFGVKAAAPTQYPVGTSADLGDGVTLQVNADGSFVMASPEAFEGDRGQRVYYASSAPPKFTTDNYQTVLFSEGIGRSFMNSLTVTIPATVIPILIAAFAAYALAWMRFPGRALLIAVIIGLLVVPLQMSLIPLLKLYNGVGTFFGVPSKTYLGIWLAHTGFGLPFAIYLLRSYIAGLPREIMESARIDGASDFEIFVKIVLPLSFPVLASFAIFQFLWVWNDLLVAMVFLGTAPDQIVLTAKLNALLGSRGGNWEILTTSAFITIIVPLIVFFSLQRYFVRGLLAGSVKGG, encoded by the coding sequence ATGGCCGTCGCGACCGGAAATTCCTTCGCCAGCCGTTTCGGCGTCCATATAGCGGTGCTGGTCTTCGTGGCGATCTGGACCATTCCGACACTCGGCATCCTGGTCTCGTCGCTGCGCGACAAGGACCAGATCGTTGCCTCCGGCTGGTGGAATTCATTCGCCAGTTCCAGCCAGACCGAGGCCGGGCGCCTGCCGCCCGCCTCGGCGCAGGCCCAGAAGGACGGCAAGTTCGTCCTCGAGGGCAACATTTTCGGCGACGGCGCCAGGCGCAGCATCAGCGCCTTCGGCGTCAAGGCGGCGGCACCGACACAGTATCCGGTCGGCACATCGGCAGACTTGGGTGACGGCGTGACCTTGCAGGTCAATGCCGACGGCAGCTTCGTCATGGCCTCGCCCGAGGCGTTCGAAGGCGATCGTGGCCAGCGCGTCTACTATGCCTCTTCGGCACCGCCGAAATTCACCACCGACAACTACCAGACCGTGCTGTTTTCGGAAGGCATCGGCCGCTCGTTCATGAATTCGCTGACCGTCACCATCCCGGCGACCGTCATTCCGATCCTGATCGCCGCCTTTGCCGCCTACGCGCTGGCCTGGATGCGTTTTCCTGGCCGTGCGCTGCTGATAGCGGTCATCATCGGCCTCCTGGTGGTGCCGCTGCAGATGTCCCTGATCCCGCTGTTGAAACTCTACAACGGCGTCGGCACTTTCTTCGGCGTGCCGTCGAAGACCTATCTCGGCATCTGGCTGGCGCATACCGGCTTCGGCCTGCCCTTCGCCATATATCTGCTGCGCAGCTATATTGCCGGCCTGCCGCGCGAGATCATGGAATCGGCCCGCATCGACGGTGCCAGCGATTTCGAGATCTTCGTCAAGATCGTGCTGCCGCTGTCCTTCCCGGTGCTGGCCTCCTTCGCCATCTTCCAATTCCTGTGGGTATGGAACGATCTGCTGGTGGCGATGGTTTTCCTCGGTACGGCACCCGACCAGATCGTATTGACAGCCAAGCTCAATGCGCTGCTCGGCTCTCGCGGCGGCAACTGGGAGATTCTGACGACATCGGCTTTCATCACCATCATCGTGCCGCTGATCGTCTTCTTCTCGTTGCAGCGCTATTTCGTCCGCGGGCTGCTTGCCGGCTCTGTGAAAGGAGGCTGA
- a CDS encoding serine kinase codes for MPRVTLETLPDYARYLITAAEEAAANYPAPLTVRLPRLELTAHVRPGVLADALGHAFVEAHDGLTAPSACRIFIAHPGIGGIPEPARWGDAHFTEYGFAERLAGDGLRGHYFHDLDFWQVYDPQRRIGVQLMASADAFPPWEPTAPLRAFLHWEYAARGMRLTHAGTLGANGKGVLLAGAGGAGKSGTVAAGLLNGLDSVGDDYVLIDLVGGVTARPLFSTLKQDARGFARLGLKQRLGVENPLNWQGKHTFHIVDIAPRPVPPALDIVALVVPHIGGGEASSIVPVSRRDAMIALAPSGIMQMPGERESGFRFFGDLTRLLPSYRLSLGTHPEEIAGTIADFLTRVAS; via the coding sequence ATGCCGCGCGTCACGCTCGAAACCTTGCCGGATTACGCACGGTATCTCATCACCGCCGCGGAAGAAGCCGCTGCAAATTATCCGGCCCCGCTGACGGTCCGCCTGCCTCGACTGGAGCTGACCGCGCATGTCCGTCCCGGTGTGCTCGCGGATGCGCTGGGCCACGCCTTTGTAGAGGCCCATGATGGCCTGACGGCACCGTCGGCATGCCGTATCTTCATCGCTCATCCTGGCATCGGCGGCATCCCTGAGCCGGCGAGGTGGGGCGACGCGCATTTCACCGAATACGGCTTTGCCGAACGGCTCGCCGGGGACGGGCTGCGTGGCCACTATTTTCACGATCTGGATTTCTGGCAGGTCTACGATCCGCAACGCCGCATTGGCGTGCAACTGATGGCGTCGGCCGATGCCTTCCCGCCCTGGGAGCCAACAGCGCCACTGCGGGCCTTCCTGCATTGGGAATATGCGGCGCGCGGCATGCGGCTGACCCATGCCGGCACGCTCGGTGCCAATGGCAAGGGCGTGCTGCTTGCCGGTGCGGGTGGCGCCGGCAAATCCGGCACCGTCGCCGCCGGTCTGCTCAACGGGCTCGACAGCGTCGGCGATGACTATGTGCTGATCGATCTCGTCGGTGGCGTAACCGCGCGGCCTCTGTTTTCAACGCTGAAGCAGGATGCGCGCGGTTTCGCGCGGCTGGGCCTGAAGCAGCGGCTGGGGGTCGAGAACCCCTTGAACTGGCAGGGCAAGCACACTTTTCACATTGTCGACATAGCGCCGCGGCCGGTACCCCCGGCGCTAGACATCGTTGCGCTGGTGGTGCCACATATCGGCGGTGGCGAGGCGAGTTCGATCGTGCCGGTGTCGCGGCGAGACGCCATGATAGCGCTGGCGCCGTCGGGCATCATGCAGATGCCGGGGGAACGCGAAAGCGGCTTTCGTTTCTTCGGCGATCTTACCCGCCTGCTGCCAAGCTACCGCCTGTCCTTGGGAACACATCCCGAGGAGATCGCCGGCACCATTGCGGATTTTCTAACGCGGGTTGCTTCATGA